GGATTCCATTCCATTAAATTTTCTGGATCCTCGCTCTGGAACCGGACTGATGAATCGATCCAGAATTTCCGCAGGGGATGTCCTGCGTACCCTGGCCATGTTCCGGTTCGTTCACCCCGATCGCGAAATTCGAATTGCAGGAGGCCGGGAAGCCTGCCTCGGCCCGCTTCAGGTTCTGGCTCTTTACCCTGCAAATTCAATGTTCACTTCCGGCTATCTCACCACGCCGGGACAAGGATGTCAGGCCGATAGGCGGATGATTGAAATGGCTGGCTTCGAGGTGGTCGAAATAACCGACGTATAAAAACTAACAAATTTATTTACAAACCATAATCGCTGTACGACAGTATAGTTACTCGATAGACAAACAAGACAAGTTAAAAAGGGAGTGAAAAATGACTACAAAAGGGATCAGTACCGTGGCATTACATGCGGGGCAGTAACCGGATCCGACAACTGGGTCACGTGCGGTTCCGATTTATCAGACGACATCAGATCGGAGGCGAGGGGAACACTCGGTGGGACAATATCCAAAATGAAACTTGAACCGGCGCGAAAAATAATTCTGATCCGGGAACCCGCTTTGCCGGGCCGCCTCCTTGACACTCTGACCGTTTCGAAGTCGCTGACGCGCCTGTTCCAGGCGGAGTTGCAGCTGAAAGGACTTAGGATTGACTCCGAAGGCCTTTTCAAAACAGCGGCGAAGATGGTCCGCACACACAGGATACCCTTCCATACGCTGCCCAAGGTCAAAGTCGGGATTATCCACATTGCGTAGCAGCTCTTCCTTAAGCCTTTGAACATAGTCAGGGCGTCCTGATTTCTGGATTTCCTCGATATGGCTGATCAATACCGTGGCCAGGTGCTCCATTCGCTCCTGATGGAGGGGTGCCTCTTGAAGTGCCTCCTGGCAGATTAACCTCGCCAGCGCGAAAATCGGATGATCCCCCGAGTCCTGAACCTCAATGACATGTGGCTCCCACTCTATACCGCGAATGGACAGGCAATAATTGCAATAGGGAATGTGTGTGTGCTCCTCATGCGGAATTGCCGGAGGAAGACAGAGGGTGGTACCACACCGGAAATCGTAGAATTTCTGCCCGACCAGAATCCGGCCTTCCCCCTGTGTATAGAACACCATCTCCCAGAGCTCATGACTATGAAGCCTAGGCCCCAGTTGCGGAACGCGGTTAAAGCCAGCATAAACAGTCTCGACCATGTTTCTCACGCTAAATCGTAATGTCGGAAAAGTCCAGAAGTAAGTCGTTTCTGTGTATAGACTTAATCCGGGGTGATGTGAGACGTTTTACATGAAACAGTATTCGGGAGACACACATGACCAATCGCGAGCGGATTATCAATACTTTTTTGGGCAAACCGGTCGATCGGGCGCCGTTTGGCATTGGCCTGGGTTTCTGTCCTTGGGGCGAGACCTATGGGCGATGGAAAACCGAGTCCGGCCTACAGGACTTGAATTTAAAGACCTATCATGGGTTCGACGACGACTTTGCCGTCGTGCCGGTGGAGTATGGCCCCTGGCCCCATTTTGACGGTAAAATCCTCAAGGATGAAGGTGATACGGTGGTGTCGCTCGACTGGCGCGGCTTCACGGTGCGGAATATGAAGAATGGTGGCTCCATGCCCGAATTCCTGGATTACCCTGTCAAGTCGGAAGATGATTGGAAGCGATACAAGGACGAGCGCCTGTTTCCGGATTTCGAGGGACGCCTGGCCGGCTTAAACCAACTTGGTGCCATCCGAGCTAGGGATGTACCGGTTCAGGTGGGTGTGTTTCCCTGGGGTCACTTTGGTACGCCTCGCGATCTGCTGGGTGTGGAGGAACTGCTGGTGGGGTTCTACACCATGCCGGAGGTCATCCATGACATGATGGAGACCTTCACCACGCTGTGGCTCAAACTCTATGAACGGATCCAGGCCCGAATTCAGATTGACCATATTCATATTTGGGAGGATATGTCGGGCAAACAGGGCTCCTTGATTTCAATGGCCATGGTGGAGGCCTTCATGATGCCGCAGTATGACCGGATTACGGCCTTCGCCAAAGCGAACAACATTCCACTGCTCTCCGTTGATTCCGACGGACTGGTCAACGAACTGGTCGACGTGATGCCCCGACACGGCATCAATGTCTTCTTCCCCTTTGAAGTTCAGGCTGGTAATGATGTAAGGGAATACCGCAGGCATTTCCCGGAACTGGGCATATGGGGCGGACTCGACAAGAATACCCTGGCCGATGGTCAGCCGTTGAGCGCGATTCATGCCGAGTTGGATAAGGCGGCCGAAATGCTTGCGGCAGGCCGCTATGTTCCGGCGCTCGACCACCTGGTTCCTCCAAACGTCTCATGGAAGACCTGGTGCTACTATATTGAACATCTGAAGAAACTAATCGTAGCCTAGTGCCACTCCCAAGGGAGATCGGCCTTACATCGTCAAATCCATCCGACCATCTTTTCGGCGGAATTAGGCTTCCCTTTCGTTGAAGGATATATGGAGCCCAAAAGGGCTGGCCCCCACTATGGCCATACATTCGATGATTTGTTTGCCCTG
The nucleotide sequence above comes from bacterium. Encoded proteins:
- a CDS encoding helix-turn-helix transcriptional regulator produces the protein MVETVYAGFNRVPQLGPRLHSHELWEMVFYTQGEGRILVGQKFYDFRCGTTLCLPPAIPHEEHTHIPYCNYCLSIRGIEWEPHVIEVQDSGDHPIFALARLICQEALQEAPLHQERMEHLATVLISHIEEIQKSGRPDYVQRLKEELLRNVDNPDFDLGQRMEGYPVCADHLRRCFEKAFGVNPKSFQLQLRLEQARQRLRNGQSVKEAARQSGFPDQNYFSRRFKFHFGYCPTECSPRLRSDVV
- a CDS encoding uroporphyrinogen decarboxylase family protein, with translation MTNRERIINTFLGKPVDRAPFGIGLGFCPWGETYGRWKTESGLQDLNLKTYHGFDDDFAVVPVEYGPWPHFDGKILKDEGDTVVSLDWRGFTVRNMKNGGSMPEFLDYPVKSEDDWKRYKDERLFPDFEGRLAGLNQLGAIRARDVPVQVGVFPWGHFGTPRDLLGVEELLVGFYTMPEVIHDMMETFTTLWLKLYERIQARIQIDHIHIWEDMSGKQGSLISMAMVEAFMMPQYDRITAFAKANNIPLLSVDSDGLVNELVDVMPRHGINVFFPFEVQAGNDVREYRRHFPELGIWGGLDKNTLADGQPLSAIHAELDKAAEMLAAGRYVPALDHLVPPNVSWKTWCYYIEHLKKLIVA